A window from Triticum aestivum cultivar Chinese Spring chromosome 6D, IWGSC CS RefSeq v2.1, whole genome shotgun sequence encodes these proteins:
- the LOC123143846 gene encoding uncharacterized protein — protein MGNFLARFSEDETPGTLPKDETPAAGQPPGRQGTILVGQLHVFDGPPPRVNGGWPTLANAGSAAGAAFAPGRITPSGSGSGSAASRFPSSPAFAPGRITSSGSGSGSSSTASHFPSSSAFAPGRITASGSGSASPSTTALTVDEKKMQDVADFWSRMKKSKHKLDSWDLTYLECKIFSWSLEDVLNKDLLKEKVKKIPKTFSSLEHYLDSFADPLVEEVHADFLSSFESYHQAPFLQVTRVQKLDHGEKSSAFFFCFLAARRTSYTPAKDDIVAVSSSRKGKHPSSYVLGSVCKSWEDDEDFPADCYIVRLSTSVPPVEVDARTNRPVAPLFVSSLMNTKTYNRIWTCLQLGKTKRVSDAGLVDAIWRYSASKAVENDSRSKASHRSAAADDLGLDRFRLNESQLNAVEDSVAALGSPSPSLKLIWGPPGTGKTKTISTILWAMLLRGHRTLTCAPTNTAVLEVASRVVQLVREFSNGGSGGCFLSDIVLLGNNEKMKVEASHELSAVFLDCRVERLSQCFSPNGGWGHCLRSLMDFLAEPVSKYQLYTDKITKDREEEEKKRNISSNVLDKKNKNIVARCNKGNGHEKDRCNNEGDAQVFVTLSFKDFVRTTHKELTHNLRHCIETLQNDFPREPTTAPNFWCMSDVVEATRVLGALLDAGAGDRHEAWVSDVGDACSPCSVSNVPPCKECRFRKARSLCLEQLEYLRNNLKLPGYYDKRPIEIYLLQRAKSILCTVSTSFRLYNVLPTDNQKPVGGQGQQQRKEAEIFPPLELLVVDEAAQLKECEAMIPLQLPCIRHAVFIGDERQLPALVKSKISENADFGRSIFERLISLGCRKHLLDTQYRMHPEISRFPVWRFYDGKVGDGVNVVSKSHRRRLLRGNMFGPYSFINVRGGRESSEEHSRSPKNTIEIAVVSLIVERLFRESASSGTRLSVGILSPYNAQVRAFQEKLEKPYGGRDGFSLKIKSVDGFQGGEEDVIIISTVRSNEDGAVGFLRDAKRTNVALTRAKHCLWVIGNATTLSKNRSVWQDIVYDSQRRRCFFHASSDKGLLDAIQAATVELDAADNLRKMGSLQCAA, from the exons ATGGGGAACTTCCTCGCGCGCTTCAGCGAGGATGAGACCCCCGGCACGCTCCCAAAAGATGAGACACCAGCAGCCGGCCAGCCGCCGGGCCGGCAGGGCACCATCCTGGTCGGTCAGCTCCACGTCTTCGACGGACCGCCACCCCGCGTCAATGGCGGTTGGCCTACCCTAGCCAACGCCGGCAGCGCTGCCGGTGCCGCCTTTGCGCCCGGTCGCATCACCCCCtcaggctcaggctcaggctccgCCGCCTCACGCTTCCCCTCTTCCCCCGCCTTTGCGCCCGGTCGCATCACCTcctcgggctcgggctcgggctcaAGCTCCACCGCCTCACATTTTCCCTCTTCCTCCGCCTTTGCGCCCGGTCGCATCACCGCCTCAGGCTCCGGCTCTGCCTCCCCCTCCACG ACAGCTCTTACAGTTGACGAGAAGAAAATGCAGGATGTGGCAGATTTCTGGTCTAGGATGAAGAAAAGCAAGCATAAACTGGACAGTTGGGATCTTACCTATCTAGAATGCAAAATATTCTCTTGGTCTTTGGAGGACGTCCTCAACAAGGACCTTCTCAAGGAAAAG GTGAAGAAAATACCCAAGACATTCTCATCGCTGGAGCATTACTTGGATTCGTTTGCTGACCCATTGGTCGAGGAAGTCCACGCGGACTTTCTCTCTTCATTTGAGAGTTACCACCAAGCACCATTCCTTCAGGTAACCAGGGTTCAGAAGCTCGACCATGGCGAGAagtcctcggccttcttcttctgTTTCCTGGCTGCCCGGAGAACATCATACACTCCCGCCAAGGACGACATCGTCGCCGTATCCTCCTCGAGGAAGGGCAAGCACCCGTCATCCTACGTCCTGGGTTCGGTTTGCAAGAGCTGGGAAGACGACGAGGATTTCCCAGCTGACTGTTATATCGTCAGGCTGTCGACGTCTGTTCCACCCGTGGAGGTCGACGCCAGAACGAATAGGCCCGTGGCCCCGCTGTTCGTCTCGTCCCTCATGAACACCAAGACGTACAATCGCATCTGGACGTGCCTTCAGCTGGGGAAGACGAAGAGAGTGAGCGATGCCGGTCTCGTGGATGCCATCTGGAGATACAGCGCCTCAAAG GCGGTGGAAAACGACTCCCGGTCCAAAGCATCTCATCGGTCAGCTGCCGCCGACGACCTTGGGCTCGACAGGTTCAGGCTTAACGAGTCGCAGCTGAACGCAGTGGAGGACTCCGTTGCAGCACTGGGGAGCCCTTCTCCTTCCCTGAAGCTGATATGGGGGCCTCCAGGGACCGGCAAAACCAAGACCATCAGCACCATACTCTGGGCGATGCTGCTCAGGGGGCACCGGACGCTTACTTGTGCTCCGACCAACACCGCGGTGCTGGAGGTTGCGTCTCGAGTAGTCCAGCTTGTCCGGGAGTTCTCAAATGGCGGCAGCGGAGGCTGCTTCCTGAGTGACATCGTTCTGCTGGGAAACAATGAGAAGATGAAGGTAGAGGCCAGCCATGAGCTCTCTGCGGTGTTCCTTGACTGTCGCGTCGAGCGGCTTTCCCAATGCTTCTCGCCAAATGGAGGCTGGGGGCACTGCTTGCGTTCGCTGATGGATTTTCTTGCGGAGCCTGTGAGCAAGTATCAGCTGTACACCGATAAAATTACCAAGGACcgtgaggaggaggagaagaagaggaacatTTCATCAAATGTACTAGATAAGAAGAACAAAAATATTGTTGCAAGATGCAATAAAGGGAATGGTCATGAAAAGGATAGATGCAATAACGAAGGAGATGCGCAAGTGTTTGTTACCCTGTCATTCAAGGATTTTGTGAGAACCACTCACAAGGAACTCACTCACAACTTGCGCCACTGTATCGAGACATTGCAGAATGATTTCCCAAGGGAGCCTACGACGGCACCTAATTTCTGGTGCATGTCCGATGTGGTAGAAGCAACAAGAGTTCTCGGTGCATTGCTAGACGCCGGTGCCGGCGACAGACACGAGGCATGGGTGAGCGATGTCGGCGATGCCTGCAGCCCGTGCTCTGTGAGCAACGTTCCTCCATGCAAGGAATGCAGATTCAGGAAAGCGAGGTCACTCTGTCTCGAACAACTGGAGTATCTGCGCAACAATCTGAAGCTCCCCGGCTACTACGACAAGCGACCGATTGAAATCTACCTGCTGCAGAGAGCCAAGAGTATCCTGTGCACTGTTTCCACTTCTTTCAGGCTGTATAACGTACTGCCCACGGACAATCAGAAACCTGTCGGCGGGCAAGGACAACAGCAACGCAAAGAAGCCGAGATCTTCCCCCCTCTGGAGCTGTTGGTcgtcgacgaggccgcgcagctcAAGGAGTGCGAGGCCATGATCCCGCTGCAGCTGCCTTGTATAAGGCATGCTGTTTTCATCGGGGACGAGCGCCAGCTACCTGCTCTCGTTAAGAGCAAA ATATCCGAGAATGCCGATTTCGGAAGAAGCATCTTCGAGAGGCTGATCTCTCTAGGCTGCCGCAAGCACCTCCTCGACACCCAGTACAGGATGCATCCGGAGATAAGCAGGTTCCCTGTGTGGAGGTTTTATGACGGCAAGGTAGGTGACGGCGTCAACGTTGTCTCCAAGAGCCACCGGCGCCGCCTCTTGAGAGGCAACATGTTTGGGCCCTACTCGTTCATCAATGTGCGTGGGGGGCGCGAGAGCAGCGAGGAGCATAGCCGGAGCCCCAAAAACACCATCGAAATCGCCGTCGTCTCGCTGATAGTCGAGAGACTGTTCCGAG AGTCGGCTTCTTCGGGAACAAGGCTATCCGTTGGCATCTTGTCCCCGTACAACGCTCAGGTGAGAGCGTTCCAGGAGAAGCTGGAGAAACCATACGGTGGCCGCGATGGTTTCTCTCTCAAGATAAAGTCCGTGGACGGGTTCCAGGGCGGTGAGGAAGATGTCATCATCATATCCACGGTGAGGAGCAACGAGGATGGCGCCGTCGGGTTCCTCAGGGACGCAAAGCGTACCAACGTGGCTCTCACCAGGGCAAA GCATTGCTTGTGGGTGATTGGCAATGCGACGACTCTGTCCAAGAACAGGTCTGTCTGGCAGGACATTGTGTACGATTCTCAGAGGCGACGGTGCTTTTTCCATGCCAGCAGTGACAAAGGTCTGTTAGACGCAATACAGGCGGCAACTGTTGAGCTTGATGCCGCCGATAATCTGCGCAAGATGGGGTCCTTGCAGTGTGCGGCATGA